A part of Gossypium hirsutum isolate 1008001.06 chromosome A07, Gossypium_hirsutum_v2.1, whole genome shotgun sequence genomic DNA contains:
- the LOC121203760 gene encoding uncharacterized protein: MESNALNERMARWQILFSEFDIIYTSQKAVKGSAIVDFLASRALEDYEPLNFDFPNEEIVYVAVAEEDTIKGHFWKLNFDRASNVVEYEACIMGLKAAIEHKIKVMEVYGDSGLVIYQLREEEERDDHHWYPDILRYVRNHEYPNKAMENDKRTLRRLACDYVLDGEILTIAEVCSQFKIRHHNSSPYCPKMNGAVEVANNNIKKIVGKMTETYSGSGQ, encoded by the exons atggagtcaaatgCCTTGAATGAAAGGATGGCTAGGtggcaaattttattttctgaatttgacataatctaCACGAGTCAAAAAGCTGTAAAGGGAAGCGCAATAGTAGATTTTTTGGCCAGCCgagctttagaagattatgaaCCCTTGAATTTTGACTTTCCCAATGAGGAGATAGTGTATGTGGCAGTCGCTGAAGAGGACACTATAAAGGGTCACTTTTGGAAGTTGAATTTTGATAGAGCCTCAAACGTAgtgg aatatgaagcatgtatcatggggcTCAAGGCAGCTATAGAGCACAAGATCAAGGTGatggaagtatatggagattctgggCTAGTAATTTACCAACTtcgag aggaagaagaaagagatgaTCATCATTGGTATCcagatatattgcgatatgtgagaaATCATGAATATCCAAATAAAGCCAtggagaatgacaaaagaacgttAAGAAGGCTCGCCTGCGATTATGttttagatggagagatcct cacaatagCAGAGGTTTGCAGTCAGTTTAAGATCAGACATCATAATTCATCACCATAttgcccaaagatgaatggggcagtggaagtgGCCAATAataatatcaagaagattgtggggaaaatgactgaaacttacaGTGGAAGTGGCCAATAa